AAGCTCCGTGTCTATAGATGTCACAACAGAGGAAATTAAAGCCAGAATAAGAATGTGCAAGCCAGCAACAGGGCACTGTTGGTGACTTGTGAGGTTGGAAGTGATGGCTAGGGTCTCCCTGAACATCGAGGGACTGGGAGGGTACACTGGGCTGTTCGTGGAAGTCCCAGGggataaaaaactaaatattcacctcctttttctctccactCTCTAAGACCCTCCCTaccccttattttttcttttcctttccactttgTCCTGGGCTTTCCCCATTATgccctaaattttattttgtcactgTTTTCTCTAACTAAATCTTCTCCATGTCTCAGCTGCAAATGTAAACCCTAGGCCATCTAAGTAATTCTGTTATCCAGAAGCAATTCCAGATTTTATAGAAACTCTAGGGAAGGTTTCCTGTAGCCCCGATCTACCATTTGAATTGAACTAAGATGTGAATCTCAATAAAAGTAACACAATCCACAGTGTTTGCTGATAATGGCAATCTTTTGACTTTCCCCCAGAGGATCCTGGGAACTCTAGGAATATCCTAAGCTTGGTGCTTTGATGATTCTATTTTAactttggacttttttttttaaatcacagatcAATTTTGAATATTGTTGTTGATTTTGCTCTAGAGCCCTAATTGGGGACAAGCTAACATATATGAAACCTAAACATCAGCCTAGCAGAGCAGAAAGATCATAAGCTTTAGTAAAATGGCCCTGAGCTCAAATGTTGTGTGATCTGGGGAAATTACTTAACCTCCTTGAGCCTGTCTCGtcttataatgaagaaaatagtaTCAACCAAAGAATACAGCTCATGCATGTAAGACCCCCAGCACAATGTTCGATTAAAATAGTATCTACTGTTATCATTGTTCcccacctttcccttccttttggaTAACCGAGACTAATGTGATGAGGTTTCTCAACCTCTGGAAGGTGTATGGGGGTGCCTTGGAGACTCCCGGAATGgctgctggggtgaggggagactTGAAAGTGCAGGCTGGGAGGAAAATGTCCGGTGCTTAGGCCTGACGCAGTCCTGCCTACCCCaacccaccctgccccctgcagtcTTGTCCAAGAACAGCAAGCCCATTCATACCACCATCCTGAACCCACACGTCCATGTGATCGGAGAGGACGCAGCTTGCATCGCCTATATCCGCCTCACCCAGTACATCGATGGGCAGGGCCGGCCTCGAACCAGCCAGTCGGAGGAGACCCGGGTCTGGCACCGCCGGGATGGCAAGTGGCTCAATGTCCACTATCACTGCTCAGGGGCCCCTGCTGCACCGCTGCAGTGAGCTCAGCCACAGGTGCAcctggtgggggtgtggggaggggctgggacaggTGGGGTCAGAGGAGGAAGAGTCAGCTGAGAGTTGGCATTGGGGGAGGAGGTATGGGCCACCCTAGAGGAGCGGCAAGGACTAGGCTGTGGTTGTAACAAGTTATGCCCTTAAATCAGACTCGGGTCTAGCTCCAGGAATCCAAATTGGGTTTCTTCCtttccctaagcctcagttttctcagctgtcaAAAAGAGGGTAAAAATGGTGCCTATCTCATTACTTCTGTGAGTTAAATAAGGTACCTAATAAGTAAAGCATTTAgtaagtgctcagcaaatgtgaggcattgttatatttaaatactAGCTTCTCCCCCATCCTCCACCTTCCCAGGCAGAGTTGGCCATGTGTGTAGTGTGTTTAAGTTCCTGGAACTCATCTGTGTGTTTATTGTCCTCTGTTCTGTTACCATGTCTGTCCTGTTTGACAGGGGCATTAGGAGATCCCAGCTGGAGGTCGAACCTTTGCAGCCAGTGGCTCTGGAGGGCCTGAGTGACAGCGAGCGGCAGTCCTGTTCGTTTGAGgtttaaaacaattaaattacAAAGCGGCAGCAGCCAATGCACGCCCCTGCATGCAGCCCTCCCGCCCGCCCTTCGTGTCTGTCTCTGCTGTACTGAGgtgttttttacatttaaggaaaaaaaaaagaaaaaagattgtttaaaaaaaaatggaatccaTACCATGATGCGTTTTAAAACCACCAATAGCCCTTGGGCTGGCAAGAAGGCAGGAGTTTGTGTGACGACCACCCTGGCATGAGCAGCGGGGCTCACTCACCAGCCCTGAAGAGGTGAGCTTGGCCTCTGGCCTCCATGGACTTAGGAGACCAGGCAAGAACTCTGATAAAACTTTGGGGGCCGCGATGTGATTGCAGCCCCTGAGGTggcctgcctgccccagggctAGGAATGGACTTCTTCAGAATTTACATAGGCACCTAGAATGAGGCTGATGAGAACATCGTGGCCATCAGACCTACTTGGGAGAAAAACACAGAGCTCCCAGCCTTCTGTGGAGGAAGCTGAGAAGCTGTGGCCTCAGGACTAAGGGCCCGGATGTTGCTGtactgtttcatttagcatagaaGGGAAGAGAATTGGTGCTGCAGAAGTGTGTCCGCTACGAAGCCGATGAAAAGCCTCGTGTTAGTCTGACATGTACTCACTTACTCATCCATTTCTATAGGATGCACAATGCACGTGGGCCCTGATATTAAGGCCCAATCcctgcagagggaaagggggaggggttgcgctttgctttgtgtttgttttcttataacTTAGCAAGGAGAGAGCCAGACCCTGGTCAGGGCTCCCTTTGCTGCCTTTGGCAGTTCTGTTTCTGTGCTGATTTGGACCATCTTTGTCTTGCCTTTTCATGGTGGTGGTCCCGTGCTGACCCTCATCTGGGCCTGGGCCCTCTGCCAAGTGCCCCTGTGGGATGGGAGGAGTGAGGCAGCGGGATTGAGTTGATGGTTGTCTCTATGCATTCAGGCTGCCCCGATGGCTGTCTCCCTTCTTACTATTCCCTTGCTGCACGTCcatctcttttcctgtttttgaGATTGACCCAACTGCTTTGGCAAGAAGAGGTATCCTCTTTAAGAGGTCTCTTTACTGACCAACTGAAGTATAGACTTCCTGCTGGACAGTCTGCATGGGCATcaccctaccaccaccaccacctgcatGAACCCAAAAGAGGTATCCAGAGCCAAGACTCCTACTTACATTCATTGTCCCTCTCTATGCTCAAGGAGTTCCATTCCAGGAGGGAAAGGTCTATACTCTAAGCAGATAGCAGAGAAGATAATGGAGGAACAATTGGTCATGACCTTGGTTTCCCCAAAACAACTGCAAACTTCTCTGCGCAAATATTTGCACTATTGGGGGGGACAGGTGGGTGGACCCCAGCTGCCTGGACTACCTTCAGGAGGCAAAGCTACAGATTTTCCTTGGAGCCAGCTGAGAAGAGAGCAAACTCACAGGTGCTGGTGCTTGGATTTAGCCAGGCTCCTCCGAGCACCTCATGcatgccccagcccctgggccctggccttTTCCTGCCCTGCAGCCTGCAGTACCAGCACGCAGACACCTTCACCACAGGGTTTGGTTTTGCTGGCTTGAAGACAAATGGTCTTAGAGTTCATTAAGACCCATAGCTTCATATGGCTGCTCCAGCCCCACTTCTTAGCATTCTTACTCTTCTGGGGCTAATGTCAGCATCTATAGTCAAtagactatttaaaaaacaacacctTTTAAACAGGAAATGGAAGGCATTTGATGCAGAATTTTTGCATGATgacatagaaataatttaaaaatagttagtGTTTGTTCTGAATGTTGGTAGACCCTTAATAGCTTTGTTACAATGAAACCTTGAACtgaagatatttaataaaataacctTTAAACCGTCCATTGTTGTTACTGCTGTTGGAGGCTTAGATTTTAGATTTTAGCAGCCTGAGTTACAAGGTTTCAGATGGAGAGATGTatcttcccccactccctttgGGCCCATTTTGGGATGAAATTTCCTAAACTTATCAGCCCCCACGCAGCTCGCCGGGCTGGAGGCAAGTTTGGGGTGGCAAGAAGTTGGGCCCCTGGTGGGTTAGGGGTCTCGCCCCGCCCTCGGGCCTGCGCCAAGGGCCTCCCCTTCCCGCCCCCTTCCAGCCCCCCTCCATCTATCAGTGGGCCGGGCCGGCTCCCCCTCGGTAGGGCTGAGTGGACCAGCCCGTACCCTGGGCCCGCCTCCTCTGGTGAGCCCAGGCGTCCGTCCGACGCTCCTCAGACTGTGCcaagctgcagggaggagggggttcCTTTCTGCGGGTGGGGCTCGGAGCCCGCAGACTCCGAGGCCGAGGCTCTGCTGGTTGCTGTAGAGGGCTGTCCGGCTGCTCGGCACATCGGCCGCTCGACGGCCCGACCCAGAGGCGGCGGGAAACCTAGTGGACACCTCGAGCGGCAGCGCGCCGCCTCCCCCCGGTGGGAGCGGTGGTTGGGCCCGGCTGCAGCAGAGCTTTCGCTCGGAGATGGCGGAGCCGCAGCGACGCGGCCCGAGGCCCCGAAAGCAGGGGAGCGGGGCAGCCCCGGGACGCGGCGGAGCCCGGGGTCAGCGGGGACGCCGCCCAGTCCGCCGGGTGAGCCACCCTTAAGGATACCACCCCACATGCGGTCGCCCACAGTTCCTCCCCTCACAGGCTTTCCCTCTGTTAGCTTCATAACCATCCACAGGGTCGCCCCGGGCGGCCCCTCGCGCGGCCCTGCGCTGCCCTCGCCCTGAGCCCTTTTCCTCGTAGTGCCTTCGCTCCCTCTGGTCTACCCCTCAGTACGGGGCTCCTCTTCCCCTCGGGTTCTCCCAGCCCAGTCCTTCCTCGTTAGCCCGGACTCTTCTGTGCACGCCTcttgcctcttccccttcccctttaaTGCTTCACATCCGGTGCTCTCCTTATATCCACCTGTGACCCCATATGCCTCCCAGCAGGGTCCCTCCGTCTGTGACCCGATGTGCCAGCCCCCCATGCCCGTGTCGCCGTGTCGCCGCTCGGTACCCCTTCCTCCCACAGCTTCTGCTTCTCTTCCAGTGCGGGGCCCACACCCCCGCCTTCCTCAGGCTCTGTCACTAGCGCTgtcctccagcccaggcctggatGACCCTTTCGGTTTCTCCCTCAAAAACCTCCCACTGCTGCTCGGACGTACAgcacctccctccatcccctgtTCCTACTTCCATATGCATCACCCCACACCACACCCTACCCCAGTCGCTCCCTCAGCATCCCTTCCCTAAACATGGCTGTTTCTTCTAGGTATGAAGGTAAAATGCAGTGGTTAAGAGCTCGGGCTATGGAGCTTGACAGGCCTGACTTTGAATCCCAGTTCCTCCACTGTCtgagctgtgtgatcctgggcaagttactAAACTTCTCTGACCCTCAAATTACtcatgtaaaatggggataataatagtatctacttctTAGGGCTGGTGTGACCGTTAAATATATAGAAAGCTCTTAGAAGAATGTCTGGCAAAGAGTaaactctcaataaatgttaactaccTTATTATACTTAATTTGCCCCAAGTGTCTACTTCCCCACAGTGACTTCTCACTACTGTGTTTTCTCCAAGGAGTTTCCTCTAATTCTTAGGATTCACccctttccatcaccatttagatCCCCTCCCGGTGCTCTTTTTCATGTCAATTACTGGTAGTTTCACCCAGGTCAAAGCTGAACTATTCTTAAATCATCCCTCTCAGTCCTGAAAGACCCTGTCTCTCCTAATCACCCCTGAGATGTGTATGTCTGGGAGTTGAGAGGAGTTGCCAGACACTGGCCTTACTAAGAGTAGCTAAGATGGGGAAAGCTACCATAAAGCTTGTAGAAGCAGTTGATCTGTTTAAGAAAAGTCTCCAAAATTAGGTATCCTTACAACTGTCTCCCAATCACACTgacctgcttctctctctctctcttattggTTGAATAtgacttaatttctttctctcatctAGCCCCActcagttttctctgtttttataacAGGACTCAATCCCTCATGTATCTCCAGGCTAGCTGAGGACTTCTCCTGAGCTGTTAATGGATGAGGGTATAGTACCACCTAGGCTAAGCTAGGAAGGAGAACTGGGATGGATGGGGAGACTCTGGACTCAGCTCTCTGGCTTTTGTTAGGTCCCAGTGATGTGACCCACTACGGGGCTACATTTTTATCATCTCTCTTGACACTGGCATGGGTGAAATGAAAGGCAGAGgataaataatttttcacaagCAATGGAAAAGACAGTCCCCAATTTCTGGGTTTGGAAGCTAATAGAATGATTAGCTAGcaccatttctcttttctcttgaattccccccctccacccccccaccaccaccatagTGTCCACCTGACTGTAAGTTTGTTAATGCTGTTAGCCAGTGGTGTTGGGTTTGATTGATGAAGAAGATTAACAAGCTCATGAGTTTCCTCTTATCTGATATTTCGTTGGAGCATGAGACTTCTGGGGCTTTCTGTTTGTTCCCCACAAGAAGACTAGATCTGCTGACTGGCCAACTGCTTGGTCATGGGCTGGGAACTCCTTTCAGAGCAGGTTCATTTTCAGCTTCCTGGGCTGTTTGGTTTCTTGTTGATGGGAGAATTGTTCTTTCCAGCCCTTGAATATACTTTTCCAACTTGAGCTTAGCTCAGGGAGGAGAATTTAGACAGTATTCTGAGAAGAGGAACAACCTCTGAGGCTAAAGTATGAGACTCAGATTGTGTTGTTTTTCTACAGGAACTTTCTGTTTTTGGAGAACAAATCATCCTGTGAGCGGAAGGTAAGAGGATGGGGTGAAGAGGGTAATGGATTAATGACACAGTTTCAAAGGGAGAAATAATCTTTCAATTTCCCTGTCTTACAGATAGGAAGCATAGAGATTGTGAACTTTGTTGACCTCTTTTGTGAGGAGCTCAAACAGGACCAAGGGTGGAGCCTGACTGGATTTGCATCCTGAAGCTATGGGCCAGGGGGCCATGGTGACCTGATAAAAATGGACTCTGTCCAGTTGCCCCCTGTTGCCCTTTCTACCTCCCCTACCCTACTCTAAGGGAATTTGTCTCAACCTCTTTGAGGAATTGACCCTAAGGGAATccctttcccctattttcctaTCCTTCTACCTTCCCAAGAGAGCCCTAGCCTATAGAACTCCTACCTCCCATCCCTTGAGGTAgtccccatccctgcctcccctcccccgccatgCTCAAGCTGTGGAAGGTGGTACGCCCAGCTCGGCAGCTGGAACTGCATCGCCTCATACTGTTGCTAATCGCTTTCAGTTTGGGCTCCATGGGCTTCCTGGCTTACTACGTATCCACCAGCCCCAAGGCCAAGGAACCCTTGCCCTTACCCCTGGGAGACTGCAGCAGTAGCGGGgcagctggccctggccctgtACAGCCTCCGGTCCCACCTCGGCCTCCCAGACCTCCAGAGACAGCTCGAACCGAACCTGTGGTCCTTGTGTTTGTGGAGAGTGCATACTCACAGCTGGGGCAGGAGATTGTGGCCATCTTGGAGTCCAGTCGTTTTCGTTATAGCACTGAGCTGGCACCTGGCCGAGGGGACATGCCCACGCTGACTGATCATACCCGTGGCCGCTATGTCTTGGTCATTTATGAGAACCTGCTCAAGTATGTCAACCTGGATGCCTGGAGTCGGGAACTGCTAGACCGTTACTGTGTGGAGTATGGTGTGGGCATCATTGGCTTTTTCCGAGCCCATGAGCATAGCCTACTGAGTGCCCAGCTCAAGggctttcccctttttctttattcaaacCTGGGGCTCCGGGACTACCAAGTGAATCCTTCTGCCCCCCTACTGCATCTCACACGCCCCAGCCGCCTAGAGCCTGGGCCGTTGCCTGGTGATGACTGGACCATTTTTCAATCCAATCATAGCACATACGAACCAGTGCTTCTTGCCAGCCTTCAGTCAGCTGAGCTCCCTGTGCCAGGACCAGTGCCTCGCCGGGTGCGGCTTCCCACTGTGGTACAGGACCTGGGGCTTCATGATGGCATCCAGCGGGTGCTCTTTGGCCACGGCCTTTCCTTCTGGCTCCACAAACTTATTTTTGTTGATGCTGTTGCATACCTCACTGGCAAGCGCCTTTGCCTGGACCTTGAACGCTACATCTTGGTAGACATTGATGACATCTTTGTGGGCAAGGAAGGTACCCGCATGAAGGTGGCTGATGTTGAGGTCAGTCTTTTTCCTTAGAAATTATTTCAAGCTCTAACCTATGAGATTCCCTTCCTTGATTCTGAGCTTGCCATAGGTATACTCTGCCCTTTCCAGGTAGGAAGAACACTACTCATTTTTCTCCTGCTCAGTCTGCTATCTCCTGATTTCTTGTGTTCCTGCTACTCTTCCCAGGCTCTGTTGACCACCCAGAACAAACTCAGGACCTTAGTCCCCAACTTCACCTTCAACTTGGGCTTCTCGGGCAAGTTCTATCATACTGGTGAGCTTATCCCCCTGCTCCTTCAGCATATCAACTTagtttgatctgttttttcattgtcCCATCTCCCTGGGTAGACAAATCAGAGAAAAGGAACAAGATTTGTGGTGAGGATGCTGTGAGGAGCTAATAGTGGGTATGAATTTTGGTTGGCATGGGTGGCTGTAGGGTAAGATGACAAGGAGGCAGATAGGCAGTCTTCGATGGGCAGATGATGTCCCAGGGATGGAAGGTGGTCagtgttgttacagaacagcGGAGGGCACAGGGGCTAACTGGCTGTGTTCAGTGGTCAGTGTGTGGTCAtagggacagaggaggaggatgCAGGGGACGACATGCTGCTGAAGCACCGTGAAGAGTTCTGGTGGTTCCCACACATGTGGAGCCACATGCAGCCACACCTGTTCCACAATCGCTCCGTGCTGGCTGACCAAATGAGGCTCAACAAACAGTTTGCTTTGGTGAGACCCTTGGATCTCTTCCCCATACTTTCCCCCAGAgataatgctttctttttaaccTTCCCCTCATGGGGTAccctttccatttttccctctgtGGAGGCATCCCCACCCTTTACCCTCTATTCCCCAAACCTCACCAGGTCCTGGTGAGAGTCTATGCAATTCCCAGGAGCATGGGATTCCCACGGATCTGGGGTATGCTGTGGCTCCCCACCATTCGGGTGTGTACCCCGTCCACACGCAGCTCTACGAAGCCTGGAAATCTGTGTGGGGCA
This Phyllostomus discolor isolate MPI-MPIP mPhyDis1 chromosome 5, mPhyDis1.pri.v3, whole genome shotgun sequence DNA region includes the following protein-coding sequences:
- the NDST2 gene encoding bifunctional heparan sulfate N-deacetylase/N-sulfotransferase 2, translating into MLKLWKVVRPARQLELHRLILLLIAFSLGSMGFLAYYVSTSPKAKEPLPLPLGDCSSSGAAGPGPVQPPVPPRPPRPPETARTEPVVLVFVESAYSQLGQEIVAILESSRFRYSTELAPGRGDMPTLTDHTRGRYVLVIYENLLKYVNLDAWSRELLDRYCVEYGVGIIGFFRAHEHSLLSAQLKGFPLFLYSNLGLRDYQVNPSAPLLHLTRPSRLEPGPLPGDDWTIFQSNHSTYEPVLLASLQSAELPVPGPVPRRVRLPTVVQDLGLHDGIQRVLFGHGLSFWLHKLIFVDAVAYLTGKRLCLDLERYILVDIDDIFVGKEGTRMKVADVEALLTTQNKLRTLVPNFTFNLGFSGKFYHTGTEEEDAGDDMLLKHREEFWWFPHMWSHMQPHLFHNRSVLADQMRLNKQFALEHGIPTDLGYAVAPHHSGVYPVHTQLYEAWKSVWGIQVTSTEEYPHLRPARYRRGFIHNGIMVLPRQTCGLFTHTIFYNEYPGGSHELDRSIRGGELFLTVLLNPISIFMTHLSNYGNDRLGLYTFESLVRFLQCWTRLHLQTLPPVPLAQKYFELFPQERSPLWQNPCDDKRHKDIWSKEKTCDRLPKFLIVGPQKTGTTAIHFFLSLHPAVTSSFPSPSTFEEIQFFNGPNYHKGIDWYMDFFPVPSNASTDFLFEKSATYFDSEVVPRRGAALLPRAKIITVLTNPADRAYSWYQHQRAHGDPAALNYTFYQVISASSQAPLALRSLQNRCLIPGYYSTHLQRWLTYYPSGQLLIMDGEELRTNPAASMESIQKFLGITPFLNYTRTLRFDEGKGFWCQGLGGGKTRCLGKSKGRRYPDMDTESRLFLMDFFRNHNLELSELLSRLGQPMPSWLREELQHSSLG